TCAGCAGTTGACTTGCAGTTGACAAACATGCTGCAAGGGTTTCAGaagataaaaataacatttcagatAAAGATAAATATAAGCTATGATTGAGATGGCATTATTTTTGTAGATTCATTTTTGTTGTGTCTATACCTCCCTAATATAATGAATAGATTAACAGTCTATAACTCTTTAATACACTGAGTCAATGATACTGCACAAGTTAAACACTCAACACTGTCCTGAGTGTTGCTGCCTCTCCGATTTCCCTCTGGTGAAAACGTTCCGCTCCGCTGGCCCTCAGATCATCTTCTACGAGGACAAGAACTTCCAGGGGCGGTCCTATGAGTGCGACACGGACTGCTCCGACATGCACGCCCACTTCGGCCGCTGCAACTCCATCCGCGTGGAGAGCGGCTGCTGGGTGCTGTATGAGCGGCCCAACTACGCAGGGTACCAGTACGTGCTGACCCGCGGAGAGTACCCCGAGTATCAGCGCTGGATGGGCTACAACGACACCATCCGCTCCTGCCGCACCTTCTCCTATGTGAGTAGCCCACTGGGTGGCCTGGCGCCTCCTttatgatgtcatcactgtgggACCCATAGGTGGAGTAAGATATCACCTGTCACATGGTTTATGTGAGGGAAAATACAGCAAGTAGAGGGTCAGCCAGGtttatttttcaattcattAACTTGATTAAAATGGATGGATCATTATTTCCAGTGTGGATGAATATATAGGGTATACCtgcttttgtgtgttgtgtgttgttcacATAGTTTTACTGATACTGAGTCTTCGCCACACAAAACTGTGTTAGTTTATATTGCAAACTTTGACAACCAAGGCAATAAGCAGATTCATTTGTTATTGTTTATATCCACAAGTGATTTTATTCAGAGAAATTTCAGTCTACTGTCGTAACGCGTAACAAAATCTGTTGAGATGACATTCAAATTACTCTCAATTCTCAGATCTACCAATAAATCACTCTTAACAGGTTATCCTGTGGGTGCCATGATGAATTAAGACACCCAATTTAAATGGTTATCCTAATGGTTATCCTACTTTTGCTGATGTTTTGGTTTTGGAGAGTTCATCGGTGAAGTTGCACAGGGGAAATTGTGCCTATTGAAAAGAATAGTGTGGATAAGTAAATTTAAGGAGGCACAATTTGCCCCGGTGCAACCTCTTTCTTGCTCAGCTCCAGCCACAACCTGCCCTGTGTAACCTCATTAATAACCTCACCACAAAAACAACTGCTGCTACCTGAAGGGAGCGCGGGGCATTGTCATGGTCAGCGCGCCCCTGGCCTCAGACCTCTCACGCCCCCTGCTGTCGGCACCATGTCATTGCAGACCAGCGGCGGGCCCTACCGCATGCGCATCTACGAGAGGCAGGACTTCCAGGGCCAGATGATGGAGTTCAGCGATGACTGCGAGTCGGTCCAGGACCGCTTCCACAACCGCGACATCTACTCCTGCAACGTGATGGACGGCTACTGGACCTTCTACGAGCACCCCAACTACAGGGGGCGCCAGTACTTCATGCGGCCTGGAGAGTACCGGAAGTTCAGCGACTGGGGTGCCACCTGTGCCACCACGGGCTCCTTCCGCAGGATCACCGACTTTTAAAGCGCCTTCCTTCCATCCAACCCCTGTACCTTTCTTCTCCCCCCATTTCCGCCTTGTCAATTAAAGGAGATTCTAAGTAAAGATGCGTGCGTGTTTTTCTTTTGGGTACTGATCGGCGCAAGAGTGGACGTGTAGGTCTAAACCCGAAATTTCCCCCTCTGTCGAGACAAACTACAGTAACCGGCTGAAGCCAAGAAGTAAGCTCGTGCTGTGCATATCTGAGCTGTGGAAAGCAGATCGTTATGTTCCCCACTGAAACCAATGTAGAACTTACAGAGCAAATTAAACTTCACAATTATAGATTTATACttctcatttacatttaattattcattacttCTGTAATTAGATTACATTCACACCACATACGAAGTAATGTAATCCTTAATCCAGTAGTATGCAGGTGATACTCCCACTGTGTAACAAATAGTAGTCTGTGTCacttgtatgtctgtatgtggcTGCTCTGCCTACCTCCTTCAGCACCGGACCGTCAGTttgacacacactgaaaaccaaACAATTAGAgtctcactgtaacacacattacacgcagaactttttaaaatttaaaatcaaaATTCCGAGTTCCCCTTGGTGACTTTGTATTAATGTGCCTAAATATATTCGACCTGATAGCCAcggtttacattttcataataaatacatttcataattacattttcatttacattttcttctgCTGTACCAAAAATATATCAAAGAAATGACTTTTAAGCCCCCAAACTGAAGGGGAGGCTATACCTCAGCCTCAGCACTTTGTACATGGGTGCAATTCCTTTCTGGTCCCATAGGTGAAGTAAATGTAAAATCATCACATGCAATGCTTACTTGATATGAGGCATATTGTGTTTTTTGCTCTTTATGGTTACAATGGTCAATTCAGACtaaaacatacacctacatatgtatgtatgcagttCCTCTGTACTCAAACATATAGTCGAACTACACATTTTACCTGCATGTCTGTATAGTAAATGAGATATTTTCTATAATGTACATATTTGGAGAAAATATGTAAAGcatgtatttattataaatgATTAACACATTTTAGCAAGAATATCACCAAAATTctgtatacaaatataaaaagatACCGGTAAATGGGATATACTTTCTGCTCAAAAATATGAGAAAACTACTTTCCACTTCTCTCTACTTCCACTCTAATAAAATTGGTCAGAGGAAATGTGTTTCCATGAATGTGAAGTAAGTGacatttttacagaaacatattttagccAAATACAATCGCTtaagaaagtattcagacctcttcaccttttgcacactttattgtgtttagaTGTCATTTTAAACGGataaaactgccatttttctttACAAGCTTTGcccacctggatttgggcagggtatcccattcttcctgccaTATACTCTCAAGGtttgtcagattggatgggcagcatctgtgaactgccatcgtCTTCTAGCCACTCAGGCTAGGCCTGATTAATGGAGTGCTGCGAAGATGACCATCCTTcaggcaggttctcccatcttgGTAGATGACTTCctaagctctgttagagtgactgttaggttcttggtcacctccctgaccaaagcctttcttgcccggttactcatTTACTCAACCCATACTcaaggaagagtcctggtggtttcaaacttcttccatttcacagttATTGAGGCcactcctgggaacactcaaagctttagaaatggttttatatccttgccctgatctatacCTTGCCATATTGTGAGGTCGACAGAGAGTTCCGTGGACTTCATTTGTtaaattttcagttttcagcttttgattattaatacatttccaaaaatgtctaagaacatgttttcactttgtcattatgggttatatGTAGATTGATGGCAATTtgatcaatttaaaatgaaatctacagcacaataaagtgtgcaaaaatgagAACATGGCTGAGAACATGCTACCTGGatcaagaaaaaaatctatGAAAAGGCTGTGTGACCCATATGTATGGGGGGGGCGTCACAATGCTTTTTTTGCTGGAAACCATGGTGACAAAGCGTGGGCCAGCAATGGTGGGAATTCTTTACCATCGAGGCCATAAGACACCTGTAAGGTTTGTGCTGACTCCAGTCCACACTGATTTGAATGACAAAACTGGCAGTCAGACCTTTCCCCTGCAGAATAGTATATAAGGAGGCCATGTCCTATGGAAGCACAACAAGACACTCAAAACCGCAACCATGGGCAAGGTACcatgcttcacacacacacactcacacacacacacacacacacacacacaaacacacatacacacacacacttatacagcttacatacatggacacacactacTCAGactcactgaaacacaaacaagcacacaacacacatacagaacacacactgatGTGCACACAGGAATACTGCTCACACAAAGACACGGCCCACTCATACACAACAACACGGCATCACATTTTTTCGGCCAGTAAGCACAGGAGGTAATACTGCGATGACTAAACCACGGCTGTTTCTTCTCAGATTGTTTTCTACGAGAACAGAAACATTGGCGGCCGTTTTCATGAGTGTATGGGCGACTGCTCTGACCTGCACTCCTTCTTCAACCGCTGCCACTCCATCCGCGTGGAGAGTGGCTGCTTCATGATCTATGAGCGCCCCAACTACATGGGCCACCAGTACTtcctgaggagaggagagtacTCTGACTACCAGCAAATGATGGGAATGACAGACTGCGTCAGGTCCTGCCGCATGGTCCCCATGGTAACATCCTATCCATTTCCCCGACACCAAACTGAAATACATGTACACCCTGTATTTAGGTAGTGCCAAACCTGCACCAGGGACGCCTGCAGGTTTCTATGTCTATGCCTGTCTATGCCTGCAGGTGTTCACATGCACAACACAGCTTGTTTGATGAAACAATAAGTTTCCTACCTATTTGCCGTTAACTCTTCATCTAGCTGTTGCACCAAACTCACACAGAACTGCCTCAATCTCTAGTTTGATGTCATGATGGATCTTCAGTAatgcaaattaatgaaatcGTGTGCCAGCCATTGAACTCCGTAAGTAGTCCTCTCTGCAAATGATGCAAACTGCCGAATGAGTATTCCGCAGAGAGGCCAATACCAGCATTGTGccaacaccggggatcgaaccaccgaccttgcggttcccagtcatgtaccttaaccgccgCTTTTTCCAGTTACTAATCAGTCCGATGCAAAAAATAACAAGCCAAACATCAGCTATTATTTTGAGAAAAGTACACCTTTCTGCAGCTTTATTAATAGGATGGGAACAGGTTGAATGACTTTTCTCCAACAGTGTAGGTGTGATGGTACAGTGCATCCTGGGGTATGGCTGCAGGGCCCTCTGACCTGCACTGCCCTTCTGTCAACTTCTGGCAAAAGTATCATTGTGCAGTTTTAGTTTGTTCAGATCTAGAACACAGAAACAACAAGAAAGGAACAACATTGAGCAGCATGTGACACTATTCATGACAACAAGCTTGGTCAAAATGTCTGAATCCAcctctgtggaaaaaaaagggCGGCAGATTTACTTTGTTATGAACACATAGTATTTTCAAatttcactggatttttttcctATCAAGTAATGTCAAATAATTTAGTAATACActaaatatgaatattcatataGTAAATTCCATACAGTAAATTTCAAAACTGCTGTGGTAAATGTGGTTGCAAATTGGTCATGGTAAATTAACAAAACTGAGAatgaacagaaagagagaatctTGTGCACCATTTTGCTTTTCTAATATTCAGATCTTTATTGCTGCATTACTGATTAGCTGAAGGCTTTGCCCCCACATAATAAGCGTTTGTTGGAATCTACTGTTCTATTAATGCAATGGTCTCAGATACTTATTACTCAGTTGCATATGGATCGCCACCTGAAGATGGAAATGGTTTCCTCTCGTTTGTTCTCCCCCCGTCGCAGTACAATGGTTCCTTCCGGATGAGGATGTACGAGCGCGCTGACATGGGCGGCCAGATGATGGAGCTGATGGACGACTGCCCCAACATGATGGACCGCTTCCACTGGTCCGACGTCCACTCCTGTAACGTGATGGAAGGCCACTGGCTGTTCCACGACCAGCCCAACTACAGGGGCAGAATGTACTACATGAGGCCTGGAGAGTACCGCAGGTACAGCGACTGGGGCGGCATGAGCTCCAGGATCGGCTCCATCAGGCGCATCATGGATTACAACTGAAGGGGCCATCCTTGTGCAATGCTTGCTATTTTTGACACACTGAATAAAATGGTATCTAAGTGCTTTAGTATTGTTCTCTGTGTGATATCtcacaggcacatatacaacATATACATAATTACACAGCATCTCACACAGACAAACCACAGCCCAAACTCCTCAGcatctcacacagacacactacaacTCAAATTAAACAACATCTCATACACACTACAACCCAAATTAAACAacatctcacacagacacactacaacTCAAATTAAACAACATATCATACACACTACAACCCAAATTAAACAATatctcatacagacacactacaaCCAAAATTAAACAacatctcacacagacacagtataAGTCACACTACTTTGCCAAACAGATCAAGACCACTATGCAGGATGTAGGCATTCATAGATATGTCAAAGACTAAAAGAAAGAGCGGACTAT
This region of Conger conger chromosome 17, fConCon1.1, whole genome shotgun sequence genomic DNA includes:
- the LOC133116313 gene encoding beta/gamma crystallin domain-containing protein 1-like — its product is MSKIIFYEDKNFQGRSYECDTDCSDMHAHFGRCNSIRVESGCWVLYERPNYAGYQYVLTRGEYPEYQRWMGYNDTIRSCRTFSYTSGGPYRMRIYERQDFQGQMMEFSDDCESVQDRFHNRDIYSCNVMDGYWTFYEHPNYRGRQYFMRPGEYRKFSDWGATCATTGSFRRITDFTTAVSSQIVFYENRNIGGRFHECMGDCSDLHSFFNRCHSIRVESGCFMIYERPNYMGHQYFLRRGEYSDYQQMMGMTDCVRSCRMVPMYNGSFRMRMYERADMGGQMMELMDDCPNMMDRFHWSDVHSCNVMEGHWLFHDQPNYRGRMYYMRPGEYRRYSDWGGMSSRIGSIRRIMDYN